DNA from Spirochaetota bacterium:
CTGCGGCAAGGTAAGCTGGCTCAAAACGCCTGAGGATCTCGATGTCAAGAATCCCGACCCGGCCAAGCGGAAAAACAAGATCCTCGGCATGAACATGCTATGGGGATTCACTTTCAAGGACAACGAATGGGTCGGGGGCCAGATCTACGATCCCGATTCAGGCGACACCTACAAATGCAAGATGTGGCTTAAGAGCGACGACAAGCTCAATGTCAGGGGCTATGTGGGCATTCCCGCCTTCGGCCGATCAGAAGTTTGGACAAAAGTCAAATAGAGTTGACATCCTGTCAGTTTTTTCTGATCATACCTCAACGACTACTAATCAAACTGGAGGAATATCTATGAAGAAAGTCTTAGCAGGTCTTATGGCAGTATTGTGCGCCGTAGTGTTTATCGCCGCCCAGGCGAAGGCAGAAGAAAAATTGGACGGTACATGGAAAACCGTCGCCGATGAGGGCCCCGATAAAGGTAAGGCCAAATCGCATCTACAAATATATGATAAGAACGGCGTTTATTTCGCTAAGGTCATCAAGCTCCTCCTCAATAAATCCCAGGACACGCTCTGCGACAAATGCAAAGGCGACCTGTTCAACAAGCCGGTGGTGGGCATGAATATTTTTTCCAACATGAAAAAAACCGGTAAAGTCGACAAGGATTTCGGCGATGAATACGCCGGCGGACAGATCATGGACCCCGACAACGGAAAATTCTACACCTGCAAAATCTGGATCAAGGGCGACACCCTTGTTGTGCGCGGATACCTGGGCCCCTTCTATAGAACGCAGAGATGGTACAGGGTCAAGTAACGAAACGGATCGGGCATATCGTAATCAAAAAGAGCATCCTTTCGGATGCTCTTTTTATTTGGATGACACCAACCCGTTCAAAGGCTGTTAAAATTTCATTCCTACGCCGATGCCGCCGGGAACAATGGTTAGAAAAACCTCGTTCTCATAGGGATTATAGGCGCCCCCTTTAGCCCTTCCCTTATACTTCTCTTCATAATTTCTAAGGTTCCGGACATTCTTCCTGGGCTGGGAGAAGATATTGACCAGGGATACGGCCTCGCTTTCCGCAAAGACAATCAGTCCATCGATCCAGGGGCGTTTGAACGCAAGCACCGTTGTCAGGCCGGCGCCCATGTTGACCACCAGGTTCAGGACATGGGGCATCCATCCCCACCCATCCGCCTCCACTTCCGCGCACTGCCGCAGAATATCCTCGGCCTGCAGGAGCTTCGCCTGGCGCTCCGCCGGCGTGTTTGCCGACATATGCCGCAGCCTGTCCGGCAAATAGGCCGATTTGAACGGCGTGATCAGAAGACCGCCCACGCCAAGGGCCGTGGTGCAGCCGCCGATCAGCATGTCTTCCGCGAAAGCGCGGTTCCTGATCTTCCTCGGGTAGGCCCTGTAATCATGCTTCCAGTCGTTCCAGTGGTGGCCCGCCAAGGTCCCCTGGACAATGGTGGCCGAGCCATAGATCGCCATCCAGCTGTACCACCAGCCCTGTGCGTGGGGCTGGGCCGTATACAGCGCATTTTCGATATACGAAAGCCGCTCCGTAACCTGGGCGTCATTGAGCTTCTCCGGCACCGGCTGCTCCTTCTTCTGGGCATACAGGGAACCCGCCGAAGTAAAGAGAACGATCAACAGCACGGCAGAGCCTAGAAAACAATTATTCTTCATAGTTCCTCCATGTAGATTAGTAGTTACTGCAATGGCGACAGGGCGCCCCGAATGAACCTCATGACTCCCTTCACGACCCTCTCATCGTTGTCAAGGGCGTCATTGCCCGCGAATATTTTCATCCGCTCCATGAAGTATTTCGACGTATATGAATACTGGAGCACCAGGAGCAGATTGTCCAGGCAGAAAGCCGCCATCCATTCGTTGACGTCGTCTCCCACGATCCCTTCCTTTTTCCCGTCAGCTATGATGTGGCGGTAATACCGGGCCGTGATCTCTTCCATTTTTTTTGACAGCCGCGCCGACATATGGGAAAGGCTCTGGGAGGTGAGATCGTGGTAGATCTGTGTGAGCTCCGGGTATTTCCGCGAATACTCCTGGGTGGCCCTCACGAGCTTTTCAATCTTTTCAAAAAGGGTTCCCGTGGAGAGGTCGATGGATGATATCAGTTTCTCGAGAATAGTGAGCCCTTCATCCGCGATGGCCATATACAGATCGTCTTTTGACGCAAAATAATTATACAGGGACCCTATGCTGATCCCGGCTTTTTTGGCTATGTCATTGATGTTGGCGGCCACCAGGCCTTTACCGGCGAACTCGCTTATGGCGACAGAGATGATTCTCTGTCGCTTTTCCTCGGAAATTTTTTCAAAGGTTTCCTTATAGAATTTAGTCATAATAGTAAAATGTATTATTTTTACTGGTTGATTAAAATGAGTGAATATTCAGTCAGTTAAAAAGTCAATCATTTATTAGAATTGATCCAATATTATAATGCTCTGTATTGAACGATGCTTCAATAACAAATGTCATCAAAAATTTCAATTAATTACTCACTCTGTCATCGCGAGCAAAGCGAAGCGATCTTGTGTATGATTGATTTTAGGATATTCATGAAAACGTTTTTTTATGAAATCATTCTATATCAAATTCAAGATTGCTTCGTCGCGTCGATCCTCGCAATGACAAATTGGATCATTATTCACATTTTTGAGATATCTTCGTAACCAATCATCATACCGGAACGTCACTACAATAAAGGCCATCGAGGTGCAGATGAAAACAGGGAAACAGATTATTACGCTCTTGATTATCATTGGAGGAATAATGGCCACGGCGCCGGCCTGCGGCGAAACCTTTACCGGGAAGGTAGCTGTCAAGGGCAATGAACCCTTCACGTACCTGGCTCTCGTGACAGGCGGAGGGGACTTTAAGATCACCGGCCCTTTGCAGAAGAAAATCCGTGACGGCTTTCAGGGAAGAGTGATCACGGTCAAAGGGACCATTACAGGCAAGAGGAAGGGCTTTATGGCCCTGCCGGAGCTGAACGTGTCCGAAATCGTGAACATTGAAAAATGATCGCGGATCGCCCCATCACCTGTTCAGATCGTGGACGATCTTGATGCCCTTCATGAGGAGAAGGGAATCCACGGTGTTTTCGTGGGCCAGATGTTCCGCCACGGTTGCCGCAAACCCACCGGTCAGAATAACCTTGAAGGCGCGGTTGTAATCCTTTTCTATCCGGGCGATGATCCCTTCGGCGAGAGAGAGCCATCCGTAAAAGAAGCCTGATTTCAGGGCGTTGACCGTATCCCGCGCCGCCACGCGGTTCGGCTTCTCAAAGGGCACCTCCGGGAGCTGCGAGGCCCTCAGGGAAAGGGACTTGATGGCGGTATCGATGCCGGGCGCTATAATCCCTCCGTCGAAGATATTCCCCTCAAGGAGAACGCAGAACGTCACGGCGGTTCCGATATCAACGACGATGGCGCCGCCGCCGTATTCGCTGAACACGGCGGCTGCATTGACGATACGGTCCACGCCGAGCTGCCGCGGGTCATCGTAGCGGATCGTAAAATTCAGTTTGCTCTCGCAGGTGATCTCATGGGCCGGGAGGCGCAGGCCGGTCTTCGCCATGTCATGGTATGCTCTATTAATTTCCGGCACCACGCTGGAAAAGGCGCACCCCTCGATCATGTATGTCTCAATTCCCGCGCCCAGGCGCCTGAGTCCGTCCCGGACCTGGTCGAACAATTCCGAAGAGCCGGTGTTCTTGACAGTCGGAAAACGGAAGGTATAATCAGGGATTACCGAGTCTTCCCGGTAGAGTGCGGCCGTGGTGCTGGTATTGCCTATGTCAAACCCTATTATCATGCAAGAGATCCACGCTACCGAAGCCGCTCGAGGGCGCCCTGGCGCTTTACGGCCCGGGGCAGATAAATCAGCCCCACCCTGTTCTTCGGGTCTATGAGGAGGAGGCGATTCATCACGTTGATGCATCCCCGGTAATCGCCCTTTTCGTACAGCTCGATGCCCTGTTTTTCAAGAACGGCCGCATCGTTGGACAGGTATTTTCGTATTTTTTCCTGCTCCTTCTGCGCCTCGGGAAGATATTTTCCCGCGCCGTCCAGGAGCGGCAGGGCGTCGTAGAAGCGCTTTTCGTTGACCTTCTTCATGGCGCCTTCATAATCGACTTCAGCCTTGTTTATCCCCGCCAGCTGTTCCCGGGCCTCGTTGTTCGTCCGGTCAAGCTTGAGGACGGTGGCGTAGTTCTTCTTTGCTTCCTTGATATCGCCTTTCCGCAACGC
Protein-coding regions in this window:
- a CDS encoding TetR/AcrR family transcriptional regulator — its product is MTKFYKETFEKISEEKRQRIISVAISEFAGKGLVAANINDIAKKAGISIGSLYNYFASKDDLYMAIADEGLTILEKLISSIDLSTGTLFEKIEKLVRATQEYSRKYPELTQIYHDLTSQSLSHMSARLSKKMEEITARYYRHIIADGKKEGIVGDDVNEWMAAFCLDNLLLVLQYSYTSKYFMERMKIFAGNDALDNDERVVKGVMRFIRGALSPLQ
- a CDS encoding type III pantothenate kinase; the protein is MIIGFDIGNTSTTAALYREDSVIPDYTFRFPTVKNTGSSELFDQVRDGLRRLGAGIETYMIEGCAFSSVVPEINRAYHDMAKTGLRLPAHEITCESKLNFTIRYDDPRQLGVDRIVNAAAVFSEYGGGAIVVDIGTAVTFCVLLEGNIFDGGIIAPGIDTAIKSLSLRASQLPEVPFEKPNRVAARDTVNALKSGFFYGWLSLAEGIIARIEKDYNRAFKVILTGGFAATVAEHLAHENTVDSLLLMKGIKIVHDLNR
- a CDS encoding DUF2147 domain-containing protein yields the protein MKKVLAGLMAVLCAVVFIAAQAKAEEKLDGTWKTVADEGPDKGKAKSHLQIYDKNGVYFAKVIKLLLNKSQDTLCDKCKGDLFNKPVVGMNIFSNMKKTGKVDKDFGDEYAGGQIMDPDNGKFYTCKIWIKGDTLVVRGYLGPFYRTQRWYRVK
- a CDS encoding DUF2147 domain-containing protein; this encodes MKKMMFALIMVACCFMLTVALLAAYTADSSLGTWLVPKGDAKVTIYKCGDKFCGKVSWLKTPEDLDVKNPDPAKRKNKILGMNMLWGFTFKDNEWVGGQIYDPDSGDTYKCKMWLKSDDKLNVRGYVGIPAFGRSEVWTKVK